The following nucleotide sequence is from Saccharothrix texasensis.
GGTAGCGAATCGGACACCGGCTGTGAACCCCACACCGGCGCGAAGCTTTTCGTTCCAAATGGGCACCCGAACAGCCCAACCACTACCGCCATTCGCGCGTGTCCTACGCCCGGAACGCGCGTGTCCTACGTTCCGGACCCCCGAATTCAACGTTCAGCCCATGGCGACTACCGGTAGTAACCCGCCACCGGGACGGACGCCTCCTCCAGCAACCCCGGCCCCTCCTGCGGCACGGGGGCGAAGCCGCCACCCGGCTTCAGCTCGTTGAGCTGCTCGGTCGACAGCGCGAACACCACCCGGCCCAGCCCGGACCGCTCGATCGCGCCGACGCACATCCCGCACGGCTGGCAGCTGGTGAACATGGTCGTCCCGGCCGCCACCTCCGGCGTGAGCGACCGCGCCGCCCACCGGGCCAGCTTCAGCTCCGGGTGCGCCGTGATGTCGTCGTCCGTCACGCTGGAGTTGCGCTCCTCGACCAACACCGCGCCGTCCGGCCCCACCAACAACGAGCCGAACGGCGGGTTGCCCGACGCACGCGCCTCGGCCGCCAGCTCGATCGCCCTGCGCAAGCTCATCGGAACTCCTTTCGCACCGTGGCCAACGCCTGCCACGCGACTTCCGGGTGGACTGTCTCCTGTGGATCCCCGACGAACGGGTCCAGCACCACGGCCTCGGCGCCCGACGCCCGCAGCTCCGCCAGGTCGCCCAGGACCTGCGCGACGCTACCCTCGCCCAACCGCCGCTCCGGCCCCAGCTCGTCGGGCGTGAGGTGCAGCAGCACGCGAGGCGTCAACGCGGGCAACGGTTTCCCCTCCGCCTCCGCGATGACCTTCAACCGCTCCAGCGCCTCCCGGTACGCCGAGGGGGTGAGGCGCAGGCTGTGCCACGCGTCCCCGAGCCGGACGGCCCGCCGCAGCGCCGCGTCGGAGTGCCCGCCCACCCAGATCGGGATCCGGCCGGCCCGGTAGTCCGACTCGTCCCGCCACGCGTCCCGGACCACCCGCAGCCCCTCGTCGGTCAACCGGCCGCGTTGGGCGAAGGGCACGCCCAGCGCCTCGTACTCCTGCCGGGCCCACCCCACGCCCACGCCGAGCACGAACCGACCGCCGGACAGCTCGTTCACGTTCGCCGCCATCCGCGCCACCAGCAACGGGTGCCGGTACGGCAGCACCAGCACGGTGGTGCCGAGCCGGATCCGCGACGTCACGCCGGCCAGCCACGCCAGCGCGGTGAACGGCTCGTAGAACGGGGCCGGGTACTGCTCGGCCACGTCCGGCGTCACGGCCACGTGGTCGGACACCATCAGCAGGTCGAAGCCGAGGCCCTCGACCGTCCGCGCCCAGTCCCGCAGCACGTCCGGCGAGGTGCCGGGCCCGAAGTTCGGAACGTTCACACCGATCTGCACGGCGCCAACGCTATGCGGAAACCGGCGCGTCCTGAAGAGGTTCCGCCCGGTCTGACCGGCCCTCCGCCGTGGATTCCCCGGTAAAATCCGCCCATGACCGGGAACCTCGATCCGACCGACTGGGCGATCCTCGCCGAGCTGCAGCGCGACGGCCGGATCGCGCTCAGCGAGCTGGGGCGCCGGGTCAACCTCAGCGCCTCGGCGACCACCGAACGGGTCCGCAGGCTGGAGTCCGCCGGTGTGATCACCGGCTACCGGGCCGAGGTCGACCTGGCCAAGGTCGGCTACGCCGTGCTCGCCGTCGTCCGCCTGAAGTACCCCGGCAACCGGCACGAGCCGCTGCACGCGCTGCTGGCCGACCGCCCCGAGATCCTGGAGTGCCTGCGCACCACCGGCGACGACTGCTACACGCTGAAGGTCGCCGCCACCTCCATGCCGCACCTGGAGCGGGTGGTCAACGACCTGACCGGCTTCGGCAGCACGACCACGAACATCGTCTACAGCCAGACCCTGCCGTACCGGGGTGTGTCGGCGACGTAGCGCGGTCGCGCGCCCCAGGTGTGGTCGTCATGCCTGGTCGTGGCCGCCGGTGGAGGAGGTGCTGCCTCGTCGGGGCCACGGGCACGTCGAAAGGGCCGTCGCCAGCAGGGGCGGTCTCATCGTCGAGACCTCCAAGGCCTGGGGGAGAGCGCTCTCGCCCCACACCCCGCCAAGCTGGACGACGGCCCCTCGACCCCGACAACGCCGCCGCCGTGCGTTGCGGGACATCTCTGGGAACGTTCCCAGGAGCGACGGTAGCGCACCGGGTTCACCGCCGGCAAGCGCTTTCCCACGGACCGCCCAAAAGGCCGTTCACGCTGTTGAACAGCGAGAACGGCCTGTCGGGAGGTCAGGAGTGCGGGCAGGTGTCCCGGTACTCGGAGATGGCCGCGGCGCGGGGCGCGGGGCACAGGAACTGCTCGTAGCGGGTGTCGTTGTCGACGAACCGCTTGAGCCACGCGATGCTGTACTTCGCGATCGTCGTGTTGGCGCTGTTCGGCGCGAAGTGGCTCGCGCCCGCCAGCTCCAGGTAGGCCTTGTCCAAGGTGGACGGGAGGCCGGTGTAGAACCGCTCGGAGTGCGTCGAGACGGCGGCCACCGAGTCGTCCTCCGCGCCGACGACCAGGGTCGGCGTCTGCACCGTCGACCACGTCTTGGTGGTGTTCCACGCGGTCAGCGGGATCGAGGCCTGCAGGCTCGGCCGGTCCTTGGTGGCCTCCAGCGCGCCACCGCCGCCCATCGAGTGGCCCATCACGCCCAGGCGCGACGAGTCGATGCGCGACCGCACGGTGCTGCTCGTCGTCAGGTAGTCCAACGCCGCCAGCAGCTGGTCGCCGCGCGAGGCGGGCTGGTCGTACCGGGAGTTCGTGTCGATGATGAAGATGACGAAGCCCTGCGAGGCCAGGCGCGGCCCGAGCCACGACAGGCTGGACTGCGAGGCCGTGTAGCCGGGCGCCACCGCGACCGCGCCGAACGTGCCCTCGGCGGTGCTGGTCGGGTAGTAGATCGTGCCGCCGCCGAAGCCGCGCACGCTCAGCGAGGACACCGTCGCCTGGTCGGTGGCGAACGGCCCGCGGGTGGCCTCGATGCTCGCGGTGCTCGGCGCGGGGCCGCGTTCGTAGGGGTTCTCGGCGGCCTGGGCCACCGTGCCGGACGTGGTGAGGGCGACCACCGCGGCGAGGACGACGACGCGGCGGGACAGGGGAGACCTCAGGGACATGGTGTGCTCTTCCCGGTGTGGCAAGGACTTGGCGGAGAGAGTCCTGAGTGGACCGTGCTTACCGCGGCCGAGTCTGACCCACTACCTACTCCGGAGTCAAGTAAAAAACTACGCACCGTCCCCTCGTGATCACGGATTTGAAAGAAATTCACCTACCGGGACCGGGAAGTGGGCCGTCGACCGTAACTCCCACCTGCGAGGAAGCGCTCCCACGGCCCCTTGACCGCGGCCCGCCCGGTAACGAAGATCGGCCGCGACAGAGCCGTCGGACGAACGGAACCGCCGATGTCCCGCAGACACCTGAGCGCCGCCCTGGCCGCGGTGCTCGCCGCCGGTCTCCTCACCGGGGGCGCCGCCGCGTCACCCGCCCGCCAACCGGTCGTCGGCGAGCCGCGGACCGAGCACGGCTGCGCCCGGATCGAGGAGCGCCTCCCCGAGCTGACCCAGTGGCCGAGGGTCGAGAGCCGGGTGAAGTCGAACCCCTCCGACGAGCGCCGCGTCCGGAGGATCCTCGCCGGCATGACCCTGGCCGAGAAGGTCGGCCAGATGACCCAGCCGGAGATCGGCGCGATCACCCCGGACGAGGTGCGCGAGTACGGCATCGGCTCGGTGCTCAACGGCGGCGGCTCGTGGCCGAACCGCGACAAGCACGCCGCGCCCGAGGCGTGGCTGGCCCTGGCCGACGCCTATTGGGACGCCTCGAAGGCCAGCCGCACGGGTCTGCCCGCCATCTGGGGCATCGACGCCGTGCACGGCAACAACAACGTCTACGGCGCCACCGTCTTCCCGCACAACATCGGCCTCGGCGCGGCGCACGACCCGTGCCTGATCCGGGACATCGGCAAGGCGACCGCCGAGCAGATCCGCGCGACCGGCCAGGACTGGGCCTTCGCGCCGACCCTGGCCGTCCCCCTCGACGACCGCTGGGGCCGCACCTACGAGGGCTTCTCCGAGGACCCGCGGATCACCCGCGCGTACGGCTACGAAGCCACCCGCGGCCTTCAGGGCAACAGCCGCAGCCGCGTCGGCGTGCTCGCCACCGCCAAGCACTTCATCGGCGACGGCGGCACGGTCGGCGGCAAGGACCAGGGCGTCAACCCGGCGTCCGAGGCCGAGATGATCAACGTGCACGGCCAGGGCTACTACGGCGCGCTCGCGGCCGGCGCCCAGACCGTGATGGTGTCGTTCAACAGCTGGACCAACGACTCCGGCGTCGACGAGGGCAAGCTGCACGGCAGCAAGCTCGCGGTGAACGACATCCTCAAGGGCAAGATGGGCTTCGACGGCCTGGTCGTCTCCGACTGGAACGGCATCGGCCAGGTCGCCGGCTGCACCAACTCGTCCTGCCCCCAGGCGATCAACGCGGGCATCGACGTGGTCATGGTGCCCAACGAGTGGAAGGCGTTCATCGCCAACACGGTCGCCCAGGTCGAGAACGGCCAGATCCCCCTGGCCCGCATCGACGACGCGGTGACCCGGATCCTGCGCGTCAAGCTCCGCTCCGGTGTCCTCGACGGCGAGAGGCCGTCCCGGCGCCACCACGCCGGCTCCACCGCCGCCCTCGAAGCCCGCGAGCTGGCCCGTGAGGCGGTCCGCGAGTCCCAGGTGCTGCTCAAGAACGACAACCGCGTGCTGCCCCTCTCGCCGCGCTCGAAGGTGCTGGTCGTCGGCAAGAGCGCCGACAGCATGCAGAACCAGACCGGTGGCTGGACGCTGACCTGGCAGGGCACCGGCAACACCAACGCCGACTTCCCCGGCGGCACCACCGTCCTCGGCGGCCTCAAGGAGGCCCTCGGCGAGCGGAACGTGGTGTTCAGCGAGACCGGCGACGTCGACCCGGCCGGTTTCGACGCCGTGATTGCGGTGCTCGGCGAGACCCCGTACGCGGAGGGCGTCGGCGACATCGGCAAGCGCTCCCTGGAGGCCGCCAAGCTCTACCCGAACGACCTCGCCGTGCTCGACAAGGTCAGCGGCAAGGGCACGCCGGTCGTCACCGTCTACCTCTCCGGCCGGCCGCTGCACGTCAACAAGGAGCTGAACCGCTCCGACGCGTTCGTGGCGGCCTGGCTGCCGGGCACCGAGGGCGCCGGCGTCGCCGACCTGCTGATCCGCGGCAAGCACACCTACCCGGGCTTCACCGGCGAGCTGTCGTTCTCGTGGCCGCGCAGCGCCTGCCAGACGCCCCTGGACGCCGGCGGCGACCCGCTGTTCAAGCCCGGGTACGGCCTGCGCTCCTGGCAGACCGGCAACCTCGGCCGGCTGGACGAGACCTCGCCCGAGGCCGGCTGCTCCGGCAACGGCGGCGGCGGCACGGCCACCGAGGACCTGGAGGTCCACGTCCGCACCGACGTCGCCCCCTACCGCAGCTACATCGGCTCCCCGGACAACTGGGGCGGCACCGAGCTGGGGCCGGACGGCGAGGCGGCGCACAGCTCCATCACCGTCGTGCCCGCCGACGTCAACGTCCAGGGCGACGCCATGAAGACCACCTGGACCGGCACCGGTCCCGGCCAGGTCTACCTCCAGGACCCGGCGGGTGGCAGCGACCTGCGCGGTTACCTCAACGCGAACGCCGCGCTGGTCTTCGACGTGATCGTGCACCAGGCGCCGGCCGCGCGGACCGTCGTCAGCACGCACTGCCAGTACCCGTGCTTCGCCGAGGTCGACGCGACCGGTCTGTTCACCTCGCTGCCCACCGGCGTCAAGTCGACGGTGAAGATCCCCATCTCGTGCTTCGCCGAGGGCGGGCTCGACCTGGAGAACGTCAACACGCCGTTCCTCGTCTACACCGAGGGCGCGTTCCAGGCCTCGTTCGCCAACGTCCGCTGGGCGCCGAAGGCCGCCGCCGACCCGGACGCCAGGACGTGCGCCGGCCTGGCCTGACCTGACCGGCGAGGGGCGGGCGGTGTTCCGCCCGCCCCTCGCCGTCTCAGTACCCGACGGTGAACCGGACCCGCCGGTGCCGGGGCGCCTCGGCCTCGTCCAGCAACGCCACCGCCAGGTCCTCGATCGAGATCACCTCGCCGACCTGCTCGTCCCGGCCGACCCGGAACACGCCGGTCCGCTCGCCGGGCTCCAACACCACCGGCGGGCTCAGGTAGGTCCAGTCCGCCGCCCGGTCGGCCAGGCAGACGGCCAACTGCTCGGCACAGGCCCGCGCGACGGCGGCCAACCCGGCGGGGAAACCGGGCGCCTGCTCGACCGTGTGCCCCTCGGGCGTCACGAGGGTCGCCGCGCCTCCCACGACCAGCAGCCGCGCCCCGGTCACCGCGACCCCGGCGAGCAACGCCCCCGCGGCCTCGACGAGCTGGCCCTCCTCCCCGTCGGCCGGCCGGGTGGCGCTGATCACCAGGTCGCGCCCGGCGCTGAGCCGCACGACGTCCGCGACCACCCGCGCGTCACCGGTCTCGCCGCCCGCGCCGGCCCGCCGGCTGACCGCCGTGACCTCGTGCCCCCTCCGCCGGGCCTCCGCCACGACCCGGCGGCCGACGCCACCGAGCGCTCCGAACACCGTGATCCGCACGGACTTCCCCCTTCGTCTCCACCGGTTCCCGTTGGGCCACCACGAGGGCGACCAGCACGACCACCGCGCCGAGCACCTGCGACGCGGTCAACTCCTGGCTCAGCACCAGCCACCCCACCGCCGTCGCGACGACCGGGCTGAGCAGCCCGAGGAACGTCACCCGCGTCGCGGGGAGCAGCCGGATGCCCCGGAACCACAGGGCGTAGGACAGCGCGCCGCCGATCACCCCCAGGTACGCGAAGCCGCCCACGTTGGCCGCCGTCAACGCGGGCGGCGGCCCTTCGACCAGCAACGTCACCGGCAGCAGCACCACGCCGCCGGCCACCAGCTGCCACCCGGTCACCGCCAGGAGCGGCGCGGTCGTGGTCCACCGCTTGCTCAGCACCACCCCGGCCGCCATCACCACCGCACCGCCCAGCGCGGCCACCACGCCGACCCAGTCCAGCCGTGCGTCCGCCCGCAGCACCAGCAGCGCCACACCCACGATCCCCGCGACCCCGGCGAGCGCCGTCCGCGTCGTCATCCGCTGCCCGAGCAGCACCACCGCGAACCCCGCCACCAGCAGCGGCTGCACGGCCCCGACGGTCGCCGCCACCCCGCCCGGCAGCCGGTACGCGGCCAGGAACAGCAACGGCAGGAACACGCCGATGTTCAGCGTGCCCAGCACCAGCGAACGCCACCACCAGTCGCCGCGCGGCAGCCGGCGCGTGACCGCGACCAGCAACAGCCCGGCCGGCAGCGCCCGCAGCAACCCGGCCAGCAGCGGCCGGTCCGGGGGCAGGTACTCGGTCGTGACGTAGTAGGTCGTGCCCCACACGACCGGAGCGAACGCGGTCACCCATTTGCTTAGCACTAAGACAAAGTAGCTCACCGCTAAGGTATCTCTGCGGTGACTTACCTCACCGCTAAGCTAGTTCGATGGCAGACCACGTCGACCTCGTCCTCGGCCAGTGGCACGCGCAGCGCCCCGACCTCGACGTCTCGCCCATGGCGGTGATCGGCCGGCTCAGCCGCCTGGCCAGGCTGGTGGACGTCGAGCTGGGCAAGACCTTCGCCGCGCACGACCTGGACCGGGCGTCGTTCGACGTCCTCGCGACCCTGCGCCGCAGCGCGCCGCCGCACCGGCTGACCCCGACCGAGCTGATGCGCTCCTCGATGGTCACGTCCGGCGCCGTCACCCAGCGGCTCGACCGCCTCGAAGCACGCGGGCTGGTCGTCCGGACGCCGAACGAGCACGACGGCCGGGGCGTGGTCGTCGCCCTCACCGACGCCGGCCGCGCGCTGATCGACCGGACCCTGCCCGACCACCTCGCCACCGAGGACCGGCTGCTCGGCGCGCTGTCCTCGTCGGAGCGGACGGCGCTGGCCGACACCTTGAAGCAGCTGCTGGCCTCGCTCGGCGACAAGTAGCGCTCCGCCGCCGGACAGGTGACCGGCGCCGCCCTCGCCGTCGCCCTGCTCGCCGCCGGCGCGCTCACCGCGGTCGCCGCCGCACCCGCCGACACCGCGCCCGCCGAGAACGCCCGGCAGCACCGTCACCCGGGACACCGGCCACCTCGGCCACGGCTCCTCGCCCGGCGACCCGGCCCCCGAGGAGAACTTCCGGGCCGCCGCCAAGCCGCGCACGAGGTCGACGACCCCGATGGCGACGTGACCGGGACGTTCCACCTGGACGACATCCGAGCCGGGTGGTCGACCCCGCCCGGCCG
It contains:
- a CDS encoding MarR family winged helix-turn-helix transcriptional regulator translates to MADHVDLVLGQWHAQRPDLDVSPMAVIGRLSRLARLVDVELGKTFAAHDLDRASFDVLATLRRSAPPHRLTPTELMRSSMVTSGAVTQRLDRLEARGLVVRTPNEHDGRGVVVALTDAGRALIDRTLPDHLATEDRLLGALSSSERTALADTLKQLLASLGDK
- a CDS encoding NAD(P)-dependent oxidoreductase, with amino-acid sequence MTVFGALGGVGRRVVAEARRRGHEVTAVSRRAGAGGETGDARVVADVVRLSAGRDLVISATRPADGEEGQLVEAAGALLAGVAVTGARLLVVGGAATLVTPEGHTVEQAPGFPAGLAAVARACAEQLAVCLADRAADWTYLSPPVVLEPGERTGVFRVGRDEQVGEVISIEDLAVALLDEAEAPRHRRVRFTVGY
- a CDS encoding nucleoside deaminase yields the protein MSLRRAIELAAEARASGNPPFGSLLVGPDGAVLVEERNSSVTDDDITAHPELKLARWAARSLTPEVAAGTTMFTSCQPCGMCVGAIERSGLGRVVFALSTEQLNELKPGGGFAPVPQEGPGLLEEASVPVAGYYR
- a CDS encoding alpha/beta hydrolase family protein, translating into MSLRSPLSRRVVVLAAVVALTTSGTVAQAAENPYERGPAPSTASIEATRGPFATDQATVSSLSVRGFGGGTIYYPTSTAEGTFGAVAVAPGYTASQSSLSWLGPRLASQGFVIFIIDTNSRYDQPASRGDQLLAALDYLTTSSTVRSRIDSSRLGVMGHSMGGGGALEATKDRPSLQASIPLTAWNTTKTWSTVQTPTLVVGAEDDSVAAVSTHSERFYTGLPSTLDKAYLELAGASHFAPNSANTTIAKYSIAWLKRFVDNDTRYEQFLCPAPRAAAISEYRDTCPHS
- a CDS encoding glycoside hydrolase family 3 protein, whose product is MSRRHLSAALAAVLAAGLLTGGAAASPARQPVVGEPRTEHGCARIEERLPELTQWPRVESRVKSNPSDERRVRRILAGMTLAEKVGQMTQPEIGAITPDEVREYGIGSVLNGGGSWPNRDKHAAPEAWLALADAYWDASKASRTGLPAIWGIDAVHGNNNVYGATVFPHNIGLGAAHDPCLIRDIGKATAEQIRATGQDWAFAPTLAVPLDDRWGRTYEGFSEDPRITRAYGYEATRGLQGNSRSRVGVLATAKHFIGDGGTVGGKDQGVNPASEAEMINVHGQGYYGALAAGAQTVMVSFNSWTNDSGVDEGKLHGSKLAVNDILKGKMGFDGLVVSDWNGIGQVAGCTNSSCPQAINAGIDVVMVPNEWKAFIANTVAQVENGQIPLARIDDAVTRILRVKLRSGVLDGERPSRRHHAGSTAALEARELAREAVRESQVLLKNDNRVLPLSPRSKVLVVGKSADSMQNQTGGWTLTWQGTGNTNADFPGGTTVLGGLKEALGERNVVFSETGDVDPAGFDAVIAVLGETPYAEGVGDIGKRSLEAAKLYPNDLAVLDKVSGKGTPVVTVYLSGRPLHVNKELNRSDAFVAAWLPGTEGAGVADLLIRGKHTYPGFTGELSFSWPRSACQTPLDAGGDPLFKPGYGLRSWQTGNLGRLDETSPEAGCSGNGGGGTATEDLEVHVRTDVAPYRSYIGSPDNWGGTELGPDGEAAHSSITVVPADVNVQGDAMKTTWTGTGPGQVYLQDPAGGSDLRGYLNANAALVFDVIVHQAPAARTVVSTHCQYPCFAEVDATGLFTSLPTGVKSTVKIPISCFAEGGLDLENVNTPFLVYTEGAFQASFANVRWAPKAAADPDARTCAGLA
- a CDS encoding LLM class flavin-dependent oxidoreductase; translation: MQIGVNVPNFGPGTSPDVLRDWARTVEGLGFDLLMVSDHVAVTPDVAEQYPAPFYEPFTALAWLAGVTSRIRLGTTVLVLPYRHPLLVARMAANVNELSGGRFVLGVGVGWARQEYEALGVPFAQRGRLTDEGLRVVRDAWRDESDYRAGRIPIWVGGHSDAALRRAVRLGDAWHSLRLTPSAYREALERLKVIAEAEGKPLPALTPRVLLHLTPDELGPERRLGEGSVAQVLGDLAELRASGAEAVVLDPFVGDPQETVHPEVAWQALATVRKEFR
- a CDS encoding Lrp/AsnC family transcriptional regulator, translating into MTGNLDPTDWAILAELQRDGRIALSELGRRVNLSASATTERVRRLESAGVITGYRAEVDLAKVGYAVLAVVRLKYPGNRHEPLHALLADRPEILECLRTTGDDCYTLKVAATSMPHLERVVNDLTGFGSTTTNIVYSQTLPYRGVSAT
- a CDS encoding EamA family transporter, with protein sequence MTAFAPVVWGTTYYVTTEYLPPDRPLLAGLLRALPAGLLLVAVTRRLPRGDWWWRSLVLGTLNIGVFLPLLFLAAYRLPGGVAATVGAVQPLLVAGFAVVLLGQRMTTRTALAGVAGIVGVALLVLRADARLDWVGVVAALGGAVVMAAGVVLSKRWTTTAPLLAVTGWQLVAGGVVLLPVTLLVEGPPPALTAANVGGFAYLGVIGGALSYALWFRGIRLLPATRVTFLGLLSPVVATAVGWLVLSQELTASQVLGAVVVLVALVVAQREPVETKGEVRADHGVRSARWRRPPGRGGGPAEGARGHGGQPAGRRGRRDR